The following proteins are co-located in the Bosea sp. AS-1 genome:
- a CDS encoding class I SAM-dependent methyltransferase: MTQNIYDDETFFAGYSQLARSVHGLEGAPEWPVLRAMLPPLAGKRVLDLGCGFGWFCRFAAGEGAESVVGVDVSEKMLERARRETTDSRIAYERADLESFAPPAGSFDLAYSSLAFHYLTDLAGLLGRVHASLKPGGALVCSVEHPLMTAPARQEWLTDADGRATWPVNGYLDEGRRVSNWLAEGVVKRHRTIAAYLDLMLGAGFMLAKLVEWGPSPEQVAAEPGWAKERERPFFLLMSLRRG, translated from the coding sequence ATGACCCAGAACATCTACGACGACGAAACCTTCTTCGCGGGCTATAGCCAGCTCGCGCGCTCCGTTCACGGGCTGGAAGGCGCGCCGGAATGGCCGGTACTGCGCGCGATGCTGCCGCCGCTGGCCGGCAAGCGCGTGCTCGATCTCGGCTGCGGCTTCGGCTGGTTCTGCCGCTTTGCGGCAGGCGAGGGGGCCGAGAGCGTCGTTGGCGTCGACGTCTCCGAGAAGATGCTGGAGCGGGCGCGTCGCGAGACGACTGATTCCCGGATCGCCTATGAGCGGGCCGATCTCGAAAGCTTCGCGCCGCCGGCCGGGAGCTTCGATCTCGCCTATAGCTCGCTGGCCTTTCACTACCTGACCGATCTCGCTGGCCTGCTCGGCCGCGTGCACGCGTCGCTGAAGCCGGGTGGGGCGTTGGTCTGCTCGGTCGAGCACCCGCTGATGACGGCGCCGGCGCGACAGGAGTGGCTGACCGATGCCGATGGCCGCGCGACCTGGCCGGTCAACGGCTATCTCGACGAGGGCAGGCGAGTCAGCAACTGGCTGGCCGAAGGAGTGGTCAAACGCCACCGCACGATCGCGGCCTATCTCGACCTTATGCTGGGAGCGGGCTTCATGCTGGCCAAGCTGGTCGAATGGGGGCCCAGCCCGGAGCAGGTCGCGGCCGAGCCAGGCTGGGCGAAGGAGCGGGAGCGGCCGTTCTTTCTGCTGATGTCGCTGCGGCGCGGTTGA
- the nusG gene encoding transcription termination/antitermination protein NusG: MSTRWYIVHAYSNFENKVAQSIRDQAQQRNLADKFEEVLVPTEKVVEVRRGRKVDTERKFFPGYVLVKCEMTDEVYHLIKNTPKVTGFLGADKAKPMPIPEHEAMRIKGQVAEGIERPKPTVVFEVGEQVKVADGPFASFNGVVEDVDHARARLKVAVSIFGRATPVELEYGQVEKI; this comes from the coding sequence GTGAGCACCCGCTGGTACATCGTCCACGCCTACTCCAATTTCGAGAACAAGGTCGCACAGTCGATCCGCGATCAGGCGCAGCAGCGCAACCTCGCCGACAAGTTCGAAGAGGTGCTGGTGCCGACCGAGAAGGTCGTCGAGGTTCGCCGCGGCCGCAAGGTCGATACCGAGCGCAAGTTCTTCCCCGGCTACGTGCTGGTGAAGTGCGAGATGACCGACGAGGTCTACCACCTCATCAAGAACACGCCGAAGGTCACCGGCTTCCTGGGCGCCGACAAGGCCAAGCCCATGCCGATCCCCGAGCATGAGGCGATGCGCATCAAGGGCCAGGTCGCCGAGGGCATCGAGCGTCCGAAGCCGACGGTGGTCTTCGAGGTCGGCGAGCAGGTCAAGGTCGCGGACGGCCCCTTCGCGTCATTCAACGGTGTCGTCGAGGATGTCGATCACGCCCGTGCTCGCCTCAAGGTCGCGGTGTCGATCTTCGGTCGCGCCACGCCGGTCGAGCTGGAATACGGCCAGGTCGAGAAGATCTGA
- the secE gene encoding preprotein translocase subunit SecE, with translation MAKSNPFQFLQDVRSEAAKVTWPSRRETLITTGLVLAMVVVSSLFFFFTDTIIRWGLGVILGAR, from the coding sequence ATGGCGAAATCCAATCCCTTCCAGTTCCTGCAGGACGTGCGTTCCGAGGCGGCCAAGGTCACCTGGCCCTCGCGCCGCGAGACGCTGATCACCACGGGCCTCGTGCTCGCCATGGTGGTCGTCTCGAGCCTGTTCTTCTTCTTCACCGACACCATCATCCGCTGGGGTCTGGGCGTCATCCTCGGCGCCCGTTGA
- a CDS encoding dihydrodipicolinate synthase family protein: protein MSFKPPFPGIHSIVFALFDEHERLDRAAMRKQAQISLDLDVQGMAALGLATEVSKLSFGEHCAVMEWMAEDVAGKKPLAFTIFGSSVAEQVELVKVAERNGADWVILQPPMVGSFGAAEYIRFFGRIADQTSLPVAIQNAPAYMGRGLSAEDIRELTRRHPNISLIKGEGSVIEIERLIAVTEGRLPILNGRGGLELIDNFRAGCIGMILAPDTIDYALRAYNLYKLGNEAGAEAAYRDVLPAITFIMQSIETLICYGKRIFGARAGIAIHDRGPSLRPTEFGLRLVERYARELGPYRK from the coding sequence ATGTCGTTCAAGCCACCCTTTCCGGGGATCCATTCGATCGTCTTCGCGCTGTTCGACGAGCATGAGCGGCTCGACCGGGCGGCGATGCGCAAGCAGGCTCAGATCAGCCTCGATCTCGACGTGCAGGGCATGGCGGCGCTGGGGCTCGCCACCGAGGTTTCCAAGCTGAGCTTCGGCGAACACTGCGCGGTGATGGAGTGGATGGCGGAGGACGTGGCCGGCAAGAAGCCGCTCGCCTTCACCATCTTCGGCTCTTCGGTGGCCGAACAGGTCGAGCTGGTGAAGGTCGCGGAAAGGAACGGCGCCGACTGGGTGATTCTCCAGCCGCCGATGGTCGGAAGCTTCGGGGCAGCCGAATATATCCGCTTCTTCGGCCGGATCGCCGACCAGACGTCGCTGCCGGTCGCGATCCAGAATGCGCCGGCCTATATGGGGCGGGGACTTTCCGCCGAGGACATCAGGGAGCTGACACGTCGGCATCCGAACATCAGCCTGATCAAGGGTGAGGGCTCGGTCATCGAGATCGAGCGACTGATCGCGGTGACGGAAGGCCGGCTGCCGATCCTGAACGGGCGCGGCGGGCTCGAGCTGATCGACAATTTCCGCGCCGGCTGTATCGGCATGATCCTGGCGCCCGACACGATCGACTATGCGCTACGGGCCTACAACCTCTACAAGCTGGGGAATGAGGCGGGGGCGGAGGCCGCCTATCGCGACGTCCTGCCGGCGATCACCTTCATCATGCAATCGATCGAGACGCTGATCTGCTACGGCAAGCGGATATTCGGCGCACGCGCCGGCATCGCGATTCATGACCGCGGCCCGTCGCTGAGGCCGACCGAATTCGGCTTGAGGCTGGTCGAGCGCTATGCCCGCGAGCTCGGCCCCTATCGCAAATGA